In a genomic window of Ranitomeya imitator isolate aRanImi1 chromosome 5, aRanImi1.pri, whole genome shotgun sequence:
- the NPPC gene encoding C-type natriuretic peptide — protein sequence MHFCNIVGWGLVLAVLCCRTEAKPVVQAHQKSLRTLLGEELAEYLASGERGERNIDPKTRARLLRDLRADTRSRAAWTRLLNEYPNTRKFKGVNKKGLSKGCFGLKLDRIGAMSGLGC from the exons ATGCACTTCTGTAATATTGTAGGCTGGGGACTGGTGCTGGCTGTGCTGTGCTGCAGGACGGAGGCGAAGCCTGTGGTACAGGCACATCAGAAG TCACTGCGCACATTGCTAGGAGAAGAACTGGCTGAATATTTGGCCTCTGGAGAAAGGGGAGAAAGAAATATTGACCCCAAGACTCGTGCTCGACTTCTCAGAGATCTACGTGCAGATACACGATCAAGGGCAGCGTGGACCAGACTGCTCAACGAATACCCCAACACCCGCAAATTTAAAGGCGTGAATAAAAAGGGGCTATCCAAAGGCTGTTTTGGTCTCAAACTGGACCGCATCGGAGCCATGAGTGGCTTGGGGTGCTAG